The Procambarus clarkii isolate CNS0578487 chromosome 24, FALCON_Pclarkii_2.0, whole genome shotgun sequence genome includes a region encoding these proteins:
- the LOC138368090 gene encoding insoluble matrix shell protein 4-like, with product MADYRVCFTTGTIVVDYSDRGNIGSIVDDYRDCGNTGSIVVDNKACGNTGSIEVDYSDCGNAGSIVVDYSDCGNTGNNTGSIVVNYSDCGNTGSIVFDNSGCGNTGNNTCSIVVDYRDCGNTASIVLDNSDCSNTGSIVVDYSAFVNTSSIVVDYSHRGNTGSIIVDYRDCGNNGSIVLDYRDSDNTGSKVVDYSDCGNTGSIVVDYSNCVNTSSIVVNYSNCGNTAAILAAYDCGNNGNNTGSNTGSIVVDYRDYGNTDSNTGSIVVHYSNCDNNGSNTGSNTGSIVVDYRDCGNRNSKRLDDRECGNTGSIFVDYSHCGSIGSIIVDYSDWGNTGSIVVNYRICGNTGSIMVDYSDCGNTGNIVVDYSDCRYTGSIVVDYSDFGNTGSIVVDYSDCGNTFSII from the exons ATGGCTGACTACAGAGTCTGTTTCACTACTGGCACCATAGTGGTAGACTACAGTGACAGAGGCAACATTGGCAGCATTGTGgatgactacagagactgtggcaacactggcagcattgtgGTAGACAACAAAgcctgtggcaacactggaagtatagaggttgactacagtgactgtggcaacgctggcagcatagtggttgactacagtgactgtggcaacactggcaacaacactggAAGCATAGTGGttaactacagtgactgtggcaacactggcagcatagtgtttGACAACAGtggctgtggcaacactggcaacaacacttgcagcatagtggtagactacagagactgtggcaacactgctaGCATAGTTCTTGACAACAGTGACtgtagcaacactggcagcatagtggttgactacagtgcctttgtcaacactagcagcatagtggttgactacagtcacagaggcaacactggcagcataattGTGGACTATAGAGACTGTGGAAACAATGGCAGCATTGTGCTAGACTACAGAGACTctgacaacactggcagcaaagtggttgactacagtgactgtggcaacacaggcagcatagtggttgattaCAGTAACTGTGTCAACACTAGCAGCATAGTGGTTAACTACAGCAACTGTGGCAACACTGCAGCaatactggcagcata tgactgtggcaacaatggtaacaacactggcagcaacacaggcagcattgtggttgactacagagactatGGCAACACTGACAGCAACACAGGCAGCATAGTGGTTCACTACAGTAACTGTGACAACAATGGTAGCAACACcggcagcaacactggcagcatagtggttgactacagagactgtggcaacagaAACAGCAAAAGGCTTGACGACAGAgagtgtggcaacactggcagcatattcGTAGACTACAGTCACTGTGGCAGCATTGGCAGTATAatagttgactacagtgactggggcaacactggcagcattgtgGTAAACTACAGAATCTGTGGCAACACTGGTagcataatggttgactacagtgactgtggcaacacgggcaacattgtggtagactacagtgactgtcgCTACACTGGCAGCATTGTGGTTGATTACAGCGActttggcaacactggcagcattgtggtagactacagtgactgtggcaacactttcAGCATAATTTGA
- the LOC138368091 gene encoding uncharacterized protein, which yields MVNYSDFGNTGSNMVDYSDCGHTGRIVVDYSDCGNTGSIVVDYSVCGNTGSIVVDYSDCGSTGSIVDDYSDCGNTCSIVVHYSDCGNTGSIVGDYSDCGNTGSIVDDYSDCGNTGSNTSSIMVDYSDCDNTGSIMVDNRDRGINGSILDSYSDCGNTGSIMVDYRVCGNAGSNTSSIMVDYSDCVNTGSIVVDYRECGNTGSNTSRIMVDYCDCGNTGSIVVDFSDCGNTGSITVNYSVCANTRSIVVNYSDCGNTGSIVVDYSDSGNTGSIVDDYSDCGNTGSNTSSIMVDYSDCDNTGSIMVDNRDRGINGSILDCYSDCGNTGSIMVDYRVCGNTGSILVDYRDCGNTGSIMVNYSECGNTGSIVVNLSDCGNIDSLVVDYRDCGNTGCTVVDYSECGNTGSIVVDYSDCGNTGCVVVNYSYCGNTGCNVVDYSDCGKTGSIVVDYSDCGNTGSIVVDYSDCGNNDSIVVDYTDCG from the coding sequence ATGGTTAACTACAGCGACTTTGGCAACACGGGCAGCAATAtggtagactacagtgactgtggccacactggcagaatagtggtagactacagtgactgtggcaacactggcagcattgtaGTAGACTACAGtgtctgtggcaacactggcagcatagtcgttgattacagtgactgtggcagcactggcagcatagtggatgactacagtgactgtggcaacacttgcAGCATAGTGGtacactacagtgactgtggcaacactggcagcatagtgggtgactacagtgactgtggcaacacaggcagcatagtggatgattacagtgactgtggcaacactggaagcaacacaagcagcataatggttgactacagtgactgtgacaACACTGGCAGTATAATGGTTGACAACAGAGACCGTGGCATCAATGGCAGTATATTGGAtagctacagtgactgtggcaacactggcagcataatggttgactacagagTCTGTGGCAACGCTGGCAGCAACACAAgcagcataatggttgactatagtgactgtgtcaacactggcagcatagtggttgactacagagaatgtggcaacactggcagcaacacaaGTAGAATAATGGTTGACTactgtgactgtggcaacactggcagcattgtggtagacttcagtgactgtggcaacaccggCAGCATAACGGTTAACTACAGTGTCTGTGCCAACACTCGCAGCATAGTGGttaactacagtgactgtggcaacactggcagcatagtggtagactacagtgactCTGGCAACACTGGAAGCATAGTGGATgattacagtgactgtggcaacactggaagcaacacaagcagcataatggttgactacagtgactgtgacaACACTGGCAGTATAATGGTTGACAACAGAGACCGTGGCATCAATGGCAGTATATTGGAttgctacagtgactgtggcaacactggcagcataatggttgactacagagtctgtggcaacactggcagcatattagttgactacagagactgtggcaacactggcagcataatggTTAACTACAGTgaatgtggcaacactggcagcatagtggttaacttaagtgactgtggcaacattgACAGCCTAGTGgtagactacagagactgtggcaacactggctgcacagtggtagactacagtgaatgtggcaacactggcagcatagtggttgactacagtgactgtggcaacacaggCTGCGTAGTGGTTAACTACAGTTATTGTGGCAACACTGGCTGCAAtgtggtagactacagtgactgtggcaagactggcagcatagtggtagactacagtgactgtggcaatactggcagcattgtggtagactacagtGATTGTGGCAACAATGACAGCATAGTGGTAGACTACACTGACTGTGGCTAG